The window ACGAGCCAACTAATCACTTGGACATGCCAACTATAAATGCCTTGGCGAATTCACTTGCTCGGTTCAGAGGAGGAGTTGTGTTGGTTAGTCAGGACTCCAAAATCGTATCTCGTGTCTGTAACCGTGAGGGCAAAAGTGAAATTTTGGTTGTAGAAGACGGAGCACTGACTTTCTTCCGAGGCACATTTAAAGAATACAATAGTCAGTCACAAAGTTCGATGAGTACTTAGTTGGCTACAATGGACAATCATGACGTTATTGAGATTGAGACCCTAAGGGGGATgtctttgattaatttatgatttcataagacttttttcttgtttttttataattattgaacAATATATCTTCTATTTTATACGACTTTGTTTCTCACACACGTTTTCTAAGGCTTTCTCCTTACCTCAGATCTACAAAGCTCTCCGTCGTCTCCGTCGGTCGGTCCCTCACTGACTTCTTCCCAGGTCCGATGGGCAAGAAAAAGAAGCCTCGCCCACTTGTCCCTCCACCTCCTCGGTTCCCTCGTGATGGTCCTAGAAAATCCTCTGTCAAAGCAGCTGCAAAACTCGCTTCTTAAGCTGCTCTAATGAGGCCTTATGCTGACTCAAAGGGTTCCAATGGTACTCCTTTTATCACTGTGGCTCAGGTTTCCCAAACTGGAGTCGATTCTCCCTCTAAGTTGGGGTCAGATCTGAATCTGGATTTGACGCTCCAGGATTCAAAAGTCTCTTTCTTGCCTCCAACGGCCATTGCTTCAGTTCCCGGGGTTACCCAAGATCCAGCTGTTGCTTCAACTTCTATGGAGGTTGATCCCCCTTCCCCTATCGTCGTCTCCTTTTCCCAGGAGACTGTTAACTCCGAAACTTCTCCTCCATCTGATAAGGTGTCTGCTATGTCGAGGTCGTATGCTAGTGTGGCTTGACTAGGGGGTGGATTGTCAAAGATTGGTACCCCTATGAAGTATGTTTCTGGCGTTCTTTTCATCCTAATCCCAAATGAGAATGTCGCAGCTGCGAAAGAAGAGTTCAAGGACTACATATATGTCCAGTTCCATGGTCCACCTCGAGAGATGGAAGGATTATCGGTGTGGTGAATGCTCTATGGGCGCGTTCCGGCCCCATAATCTTTGTTCACTTAATAGGTCATGGTACCTTCCTCTTGCGTGCTCTCAATCCCTGAACCCTAGCTATTCTGCTCAGTAGGAATCTCTAGAATATTGCTGGTTATCCTATGTTTGTGGCGCCTTGGTCACCGGATTTTACTCCTGAGAAGTCGTCGTTAACTAAAGCCCAAGTCACAGTCGAATTCAGGGGCATTCCTTATCTCCTCTTTAACAATGAAGTCCTTGCTCATATTACGTCTGGGGTTGGTGAGCCGAAAGCTCTCCACCCTGAAACTGCCCATAGGGAAACGTTCGAAGTTGCGAAGATTTTGGTTGAAGGAAATGTACTGGAGGAACTACCTCCCAAACTTATCTCAGTGTTAGTGATGGGAGAGAGTTCCAAATCGAAGTGAACTACCCTTGGCTCCCACCTAAGTGTAGTTCTTGCAAAGAGTTTTGGCAAATAGTGGCTCGCTGTCCTAAATCTCCCATTCCCACAGTGAAAGAAAGGATTGTCATCAATCTCAAAGTGGAGGTTCTCGAAGTTGTGGTGAATCGCTACCATCGCAACCAAGGCAAGGTGGACAATCACTTCGGTCTAAGCGCCCTAAAGCTCCTAAGAATGGAGTGCAAGATTCTCCCGCACTTCAGGCTCTGGGGAAGGACCCCTCTTCGGGTCCTGCTCCCATCTGTGTTGTTTAGACATGTCAAGCAGAGGATCCCCTGGTTGGTTCTCCGTCTTCTATCTCGATGCCAAGTATAGGAGAGGAAGTTCTCTTCGTTTCGGTGGGGCGCAAGAAGCGCTACCGCAAGGTAGCGAGTACTTAACCATTTcatgtaaatatgttttttggGTGGAACATTAGAGGACTAAATAGTCATAGAAGACAATTGGTGACAAAGCGTTGGATTAATATCCATAAGCCTCTTTTGGAGCTTTTTTGGAAACCAAGATAAATAGTAGCCATGCTGAGAGAATTACGAAGCCAATTCCTCATGGCTCGTAGTTCTTTGGAAACTTTGATAGTCATATCGCGGCGAGAATAGTGGTGGTCTGGGATCCAAGAGTTACAATGGTTGTGTACCAAGTTTCTGCACAAGTAATTACTTTCGGATTCCTTCTCCTAGCAGAGAATTTAAATCCCACAGTGTCTTTTGTATATAGATTCAACCTAGTGGAGGAGAGAATCTCACTCTGGGAGGATCTAGCCCATCTCCATTTTTCTACTCCTCTTTCGAGAAGTCCCTGGGCTGTTATTGGGGATTTCAATCAAATTCTATGCAGTGAGCACCACTCAAGGTTCCCAAACAGTCCAATTGATCTACAGGGGGTATCCAACTTCCAGCTAGCTCTCCAAGACTCAAATATCTTTGAAGCCCCATCGAAAGGTCTTCCTTTCACATGGTGGAATCATAGAGAAAAAGACCCGATCTCTACCCGTATTGATCATGCTTTCATCAATTAGCACTAGGCTCGCTGTTTCCCTGATGCTTATACAGAATTCCTGGACCCTAACCAGTCGGACCATGCTCCCTGCTTGTTCCTGGTCCCTAATCTTCATCGAGTGATTAATAGACCCTTCAAGTACTTTTGTTATGTCTCTAATCATCCCGACTTCCCCTCTGAGATCGAGGTAAAGTGGACAGCTTCTACAATAGTTGGATCAAGTCAGTTTAAACTCATTCGGGCTTTGAAATTGTTGAAACTGTGTCTTCGTAGGCTGAATCAGACACACTATAGTGGGATATCTCAACGGGTGCaggaaaaaacagaagaagtgGCTGTTCTACAAATGTTAAGCTCCCCATCTGTTGCTCTGGCCAGAGAGGAGAACATTGCTTCTGACCAATGGCATAAGCTAATGCTAGCTGAGGAGAAATTCTTTATGCAGAAATCTCGCATCCAGTGGTTGCACCTTGGGGACAAAAACTCAGCTTTTTCCATAAAACGGTGATCCAGAGGAATGCACAGAACCACATACATTTCTTCACCGACTCTGATGGCTGGAAGATCTCCTCTCTAGCATAGTAAAATAGTCATGCAGTGGAATACTTCACATCTATTCTCGGGTCTACTGACCTCCCTTCTTCTCCAGCCTCCCTTGAATACCTTCTGGATCTACTCCCGTTCAGATGTTCAGTCGCTCAGGCAGAAGGACTGCTACGGGAGGTAACAGCAGAGGAGATTAGGGAGACTCTTTTCTCTATGTCGTCGAATAAGTCTCCAGGGCCTGATGGGTACCCGGTTGAGTTCTTCAAGTCATCCTGGTTTACGGTTGGTGTAGATCTAACACTTGCAGTTCAAAAATTCTTCAAGAATGATCGTTTACTGAAGGATTTAAACACAACCATCATCACCCTCATCCCTAAGATTCCAGAAGCCTTTGCTCTTACTGACTTTCGTCCTATTAGCTGTTGCAACCTGGTCTACAAAGTAATCTCAAAGATCCTCGCTAAGGGCTTAAAGCCAGTTCTTCAAGGTTGTATATCTCCAAACCAGGCAGCGTTTCTGAGTGGGCGCAGTCTTGCCCCAAGAGTGCTCTGCTTAAAGTGTCTTGCCCCAATAGTGCTCTGCTTAAAGTGGACATCAGGAAAGCTTTTGACTCCATCTGCTAGGATTTCATCATCAAGATATTGGAAGCTCAAGGTTTCCCCCCACTTTTTAGAGCCTGGATAAAGGAGTGTATATCTACAACGCGGTTCTTCATAGCAATGAATGGTGAGCTAGCGGGTTTTTTCAAAGGGGAGAAGGGGTTAAGACAAGGGGACTGCCTCTCACCATATTTGTTCATCATGGTCCTGGAGGTTCTCTCAAGGATGTTGGACCTGAGGGCTAAGAAAGGCAAGTTTTCTGCACATCCTTTGTGTATCTCTCCTTGTCTCACTCACCTGGCATTCGCTGACGACCTCCTTGTATTCTCTGATGGGTCGCATCACTCCCTGAGCGGTGTTTGTGACATTCTTCAGCTGTTTCACTCCTTCATTGGGCTCGACATGAATCCAGTGAAATCTGAGCTTTTCTTTGGAGGGTTCAATGAGGTGGAAGCGGTTGAGCTATCTGAGTTGATTGGAATTAAATTGGGTTCCTTTCCTTCTAGATACTTGGGGTTGCCCCTAAGCTCCACCAACCTGTCTCTGCCTACTCTTCAGTCGTTCATTCAAAAGATAACGAACCAGTTGCATTCCTGGACCGCCAAGTATTTATCCTATCCAGGGAAAATTTGCTTTATTGTCTCTGTTatttatggaaaaataaatttatgtagCTAAGTTTTTATCCTCCCAAAGGGTTTTTACCGGAAGATTGACTCCCTTTGTGCGGTATTCCTCTAGAAAAATGCAACCTCCTCAGCAAGAGGTGCGCGAGTAGCATGGTTGGACCTCTGTAAAACCAAACATGAAGGAGGTCTGGGCATCTGCTCCCTTGAAGAATTCACAACATTGTTTAGACTGAAGCAGGTGTGGCACCCTTTCACCAGGTCTGGTTCCCTTTGGGTCAGGTGGCTGGACTTTAATGTTTTCGGCCACAGAAACTACTGGTTAATGGAGAGTTCTCCGCGTTTGTCCTCGAACATAAGGAAGATGATTGAACTCAAACCTACTTTCAAGAGATTGGTCCATTTTAAGGTTCGTGATGGGCTTAAGGCTCTATTTTGGATTGATTCCTGAACGTGTCTAGGTCCCCTAATTGATATCTTAGGTGAGTTGGGACCAAGGGAGCTTCGTATCCCCAAAGGGGCTACGGTTTGGGAGGCTACTCGCAATGAACACTGGTTCCTGCCTAATGCAAGGTCTCACCAAGTAGAACAGTTGTAAATCTGTCTCTCGGCTGTGCAACCGCCATCTCCCTCTCGGGGTCCTGATCACTACCAATGGAGGCAACCCTCAGGTTCGTTTGCTGAGAAGTTCTCATCAAAAGGGACTTGGTTACAAACTCGGGAGAGCTCTCCCTCAGTGCCTTGGTTTAAAAGTGTCTGGTTTAACGAGACGGTACCAAGGTTATCATTTATCCATTGGCTGGCTGCTCAAGGTCGATTGAACAGGAGAGATAGGTTAACTCGGTGGGGGTTAATTGTTCCTGCAACTTGTGTTCTCTGTACTTCCGGGCTGGAGTCTCACCACCATCTCTTTTTCTAATGTAATTCACTACGGCCCTGTGGGTTTTGCTAGCGACGAGAATCTCGCCTAACCCTCCGGTTTCGCTAGTAAGTGCATCCTCCTGGGTGCTTAATGTCCAATCTTCTCCTCCTGCCTTCGCAAGTAATATCCTTAAGCTCTGGTTGCAAACGGTGATGTATGAAATCTGGAAGGAACGAAACCGTAAGGTCTTCTCAACGGAATCTTGTTCTCTCGCAGCTACTAAGACTCTAATAGATTGCACGATGCGGAACTGCCTAATCTCTTTCTCGTCGGAGGACCCAGCAGAATCTCTCTCTTTGGCTATTATTTcagttgttatgtttttttggggTTTCATTATAAAATGTGAACCTTTTTTATTGGTATaaagtttaaccaaaaaaaaaaaaaactatttcctCTTTCAATCTCAATTTTGCTgctaatgtttttgtttcttcagagctttttatattataagacTCTTGTTTGATTTCAGGCTGTCGTTGCAGGGCTTTTGGTTCAAAACTGTCTCAAGTTGTTATTAAATTTTGGTGAATGTTTCTCCATATATATacttagttaaaacttaaaatggcTTTGCTTCCTCCAGCTCTCTTCACGTTTAACGTGGCATGGGGACTCTATGTGCTATACTGCTATCTATGTAAACATGTATAAGATCTACGTcgtctcctttttcttcttacgGTTCTCTAAATTAGTTTTGTGTATGTATAGATATATTGCCCAAAGGGCTTACTCGGGAGCTTCGAGTTGCAGATGAGTGTGAGAAAGCAATAGCCATAGTTATTCTTGATTATGCATCtttcttagcttcttcttttttgtcgtTTGCTTCTCTTCCTTTATGATACAAGTATGTAATTGACACAACCCATACTTGGATCCCCATTGCTCTTTGTCCACCTAAGTGGTCAGCTTCTCCCATATCAATTTCTTGCTTATAAGATGGCTCCTTTGGTTAAAGTTGAATCATAAAACCAAGAATGATGCATTGTTATGCCTAACTAAGTTAAGATCCTTCATAACAGCAATTGAATAGGATTCAActatcaagaaaaacaaatcttattCCTTCAAAAGGATCCTACAAAAAGGCTCATCATCCACAAAATATTCAACAAAGATTTCCATCAATTTATCCAATGAAAGGCCAAAATAGATACAACCTCGCACTTTGTTTGTAATTGCATGattatatgaagaaaaaaaagattataaggAGTTGTTCTAGAGTTTACcattatacattatacaaacgATAACGAGAATAAAAAAGAGTTTGACAGTTCCAAACATATCAAACCTGTGCATTAGCTCCAGCAACAATTTCAAGAATCTCTCCAGTAATCTTAGCTTGACGCTTTCTATTATACACCATAGAAAGCGATTTCTTAAGATCCGATGCATTGTCCGAAGCACTGCTCATTGCACTCATTCTAGCTGCAAGCTCACTAGCCAACGACTCCTGCAAAGCCCTAAGAATCTGACTGTTAAGGTACAGAGGCAACAAAGCATCAAGAATCTGAACAGGGTCTTGCTCGAATTGCAAGATGGGAGAGAAATCAGCGGTTGGTGTCCTAAAAGTCTCTCTTTCAACAGTCAGTTTCCCTTCTTTCGTCGTTAACCTGAACAACTCATCTTCCGCAGCATCAACACAGTTCCCATTAATGTCACAGATCTCTCCTTTAGGCGATAGAGGCAGTAGCGTGTGGATCACGGGTTCTGACTTGACCAAAGACACAAACTTTGTGTACAAGAGCTCGACTTTGTCGACTTCTTCACTTATAAACAGAGAGAAGACATCATCAGCCACAGCTTGAGCTTCTTTAGCCGTCGGTAGAGTTCCGGCTTCAAGGAACTTGTCGACGGGGATGTACGGACGACGGAGGAAATAAGAGTTTCCCTTCTTGCCCACGCTAATGACTATGTAATCAAGACCAAGACCTTTAAGCTCTTTGATCCTAGCCTCTGctttcttgatgatgaagtTGTTGAATCCACCGCACAATCCACGATCACCGGTTACGACAACGAGTGCCACTTTCTTAACCGGTCTGACCTTGGTTAAAGGCACATCGACATCATCGGTTTGAAGCTGTTCGTTGATGTTGTAAAGAACCTCAACTAGGGTTTCAGAGAATGGTCGTCCGTTGACGACAGCTTCTTGAGCTCTCCTGACTTTAGCAGCAGCGACAAGCTTCATAGCTTCGGTGATCTTCTGAGTGTTCTTGACGGAATCGATACGGTCTCTGAGCTCACGAAGAGACGATTGGATcggtgaaacagaggaagatcTCGAAGGAGGAGAGGTAGTGTGGTTAGGGAGGAGAAGAGGGTTGAGAACAGATCGGAAAGATAAGGAAGAGGAATCAGAAAGAGATGGTTTTGATGAAACCCACATTGTTGTTAGATTAGAGCAAGCCATTGTTCTTGATTCTGAGAGAgaaggttttttcttcttcttcttcttcttcttcttttgttttgttgttttggcttAACcttatctctgtttcttttgattgtatgaaagaagaaggaagaaagaagagaggaggagatTTGAGTGGAGGGAAGACAAGGTGATGAGATTGGGTTTGGAGATAAGGCTTTGAGT is drawn from Camelina sativa cultivar DH55 chromosome 8, Cs, whole genome shotgun sequence and contains these coding sequences:
- the LOC104709726 gene encoding uncharacterized protein LOC104709726 produces the protein MNGELAGFFKGEKGLRQGDCLSPYLFIMVLEVLSRMLDLRAKKGKFSAHPLCISPCLTHLAFADDLLVFSDGSHHSLSGVCDILQLFHSFIGLDMNPVKSELFFGGFNEILGVAPKLHQPVSAYSSVVHSKDNEPVAFLDRQKNATSSARGARVAWLDLCKTKHEGGLGICSLEEFTTLFRLKQVWHPFTRSGSLWVRWLDFNVFGHRNYWLMESSPRLSSNIRKMIELKPTFKRLVHFKVSWDQGSFVSPKGLRFGRLLAMNTGSCLMQGLTK
- the LOC104709725 gene encoding uncharacterized protein LOC104709725; the encoded protein is MSSRGSPGWFSVFYLDAKYRRGSSLRFGGAQEALPQGSELNQTHYSGISQRVQEKTEEVAVLQMLSSPSVALAREENIASDQWHKLMLAEEKFFMQKSRIQWLHLGDKNSAFSIKRCSVAQAEGLLREVTAEEIRETLFSMSSNKSPGPDGYPVEFFKSSWFTVGVDLTLAVQKFFKNDRLLKDLNTTIITLIPKIPEAFALTDFRPISCCNLVYKVISKILAKGLKPVLQGCISPNQAAFLSGRSLAPRVLCLKCLAPIVLCLKWTSGKLLTPSARISSSRYWKLKVSPHFLEPG
- the LOC104707611 gene encoding ATP synthase gamma chain 1, chloroplastic; this translates as MACSNLTTMWVSSKPSLSDSSSLSFRSVLNPLLLPNHTTSPPSRSSSVSPIQSSLRELRDRIDSVKNTQKITEAMKLVAAAKVRRAQEAVVNGRPFSETLVEVLYNINEQLQTDDVDVPLTKVRPVKKVALVVVTGDRGLCGGFNNFIIKKAEARIKELKGLGLDYIVISVGKKGNSYFLRRPYIPVDKFLEAGTLPTAKEAQAVADDVFSLFISEEVDKVELLYTKFVSLVKSEPVIHTLLPLSPKGEICDINGNCVDAAEDELFRLTTKEGKLTVERETFRTPTADFSPILQFEQDPVQILDALLPLYLNSQILRALQESLASELAARMSAMSSASDNASDLKKSLSMVYNRKRQAKITGEILEIVAGANAQV